A genomic stretch from uncultured Pseudodesulfovibrio sp. includes:
- a CDS encoding methylglyoxal synthase, translated as MDKIKNIAVVAHDNCKGELLDFIDCNRGVMGEHNLIATGTTGRMVEILFRERTSQNGDKNAQKKVTRLKSGPLGGDQQMGALIADGKVDILIFFWDPMEPQPHDVDVKALLRLAVLYNIPTASNRSSAEFLISSAFFDHEFSIKKSEFFEYANRDVQEV; from the coding sequence ATGGACAAAATAAAAAATATTGCGGTTGTGGCCCATGATAATTGTAAGGGTGAGCTGCTGGACTTTATTGACTGTAATCGCGGTGTGATGGGTGAACATAACCTGATTGCCACAGGAACAACCGGCCGAATGGTGGAGATATTGTTCAGGGAAAGAACATCGCAGAACGGAGATAAGAATGCCCAAAAAAAGGTGACTCGGTTGAAATCCGGGCCATTGGGCGGGGATCAGCAGATGGGAGCGCTGATCGCTGACGGCAAAGTCGATATTCTCATCTTTTTTTGGGACCCCATGGAGCCCCAGCCGCATGATGTTGATGTAAAGGCCCTGCTTCGTTTGGCTGTCCTGTATAACATCCCGACAGCCAGTAATCGTTCGTCAGCCGAATTCCTTATCTCATCCGCCTTTTTTGACCATGAATTCAGCATCAAGAAAAGTGAATTTTTTGAATATGCCAATAGGGATGTGCAGGAAGTTTAG
- a CDS encoding VCBS repeat-containing protein: MKTACSRLLLTLIIITALPSASCSETKQTLLPYSATPTFSTDPFFPGQEGGDFGTGLALADINGDGFKDMVVSSGNDKALQHVTVYLNRQDGTFPETPDWISGDTDHHGTLAVGDIDGDGFNDVVVSVFLGKGLEYEKGGIKVYYNQRGTLNPLPTFTDTGYPSFGCALGDIDGDGDLDLAVACGEPIPEVESFATQECSRKAKANRTDSKKSIRADNPQPPFKVQNRIYINQNGQYSNQPGSVWLTADSFVSMAVTFGDVNMDGLMDVLFDSAPIRLYLGKLGTTPSTTPGWTSEDQNYYGNGIDYAPSIHKAPAQPDTVPTIAASSNCYMGKGRGGFSLYRFLSPFVIQYEPRTSWPTWTSKYGGWGSAIRMADLNQDGNLDLITHRWNPPGRNELAGTLLVYLGNGSTYPDTWDWSSSDQFTSIIEAIDLADLDKKAVAQGTYEATVNDSIWGEGQDGQSVFYVGPQIVEEITMVKRWSQASGWVQLQAGKDYTGIPGRSWVSFAAPLRIGNKVQITFTVSPELDIVYTNWNCDKGNFVYTYRTDANN; the protein is encoded by the coding sequence ATGAAAACTGCCTGCTCTCGTCTTCTTCTCACTTTGATAATCATCACTGCACTGCCATCGGCTTCCTGCTCCGAAACGAAACAGACACTCCTGCCATACTCAGCCACGCCTACTTTCTCCACCGACCCCTTCTTTCCCGGACAGGAAGGCGGAGATTTCGGCACGGGGTTGGCCCTTGCCGACATCAATGGCGACGGCTTCAAGGACATGGTGGTCTCCAGCGGCAATGACAAAGCCCTGCAACATGTCACCGTGTATTTGAACCGCCAGGACGGGACTTTCCCTGAAACACCTGACTGGATTTCCGGCGACACAGACCATCACGGCACTCTCGCCGTGGGCGACATCGACGGCGACGGATTCAATGATGTTGTGGTCTCGGTCTTTCTCGGAAAAGGGCTGGAATATGAAAAAGGCGGAATCAAGGTCTACTACAACCAGCGCGGGACGCTGAACCCCCTGCCGACCTTTACTGATACCGGCTACCCGTCCTTTGGCTGCGCTTTGGGCGATATAGATGGCGATGGCGATCTGGATCTGGCAGTAGCCTGCGGAGAACCGATCCCTGAAGTAGAAAGTTTCGCCACACAGGAATGCTCAAGAAAGGCGAAAGCCAACCGCACGGACTCCAAAAAGAGCATTCGCGCCGATAATCCACAACCCCCGTTCAAAGTACAAAACCGTATCTATATCAATCAAAACGGCCAGTACTCCAATCAGCCCGGCTCTGTCTGGCTGACAGCCGACTCTTTCGTGTCCATGGCCGTGACTTTCGGTGATGTGAATATGGACGGACTCATGGATGTACTTTTTGATTCTGCACCGATCCGCCTTTACCTCGGCAAACTCGGGACCACTCCGTCCACAACGCCGGGATGGACCTCCGAAGACCAGAACTACTACGGCAACGGCATTGACTACGCGCCATCCATCCACAAGGCTCCGGCACAGCCGGACACAGTACCCACCATTGCCGCCTCCTCCAATTGCTACATGGGCAAAGGACGCGGCGGCTTCTCGCTCTACCGTTTCCTGTCACCTTTCGTGATCCAGTACGAACCGCGCACCAGTTGGCCCACCTGGACATCAAAATACGGCGGCTGGGGTTCTGCCATCCGCATGGCCGACCTGAATCAGGACGGCAATCTCGACCTCATCACCCACCGCTGGAATCCACCGGGACGTAACGAACTCGCCGGAACCCTGCTCGTCTATCTCGGCAACGGCTCGACGTATCCGGACACCTGGGATTGGAGTTCGTCCGACCAGTTCACCTCGATCATCGAAGCCATTGACCTTGCCGATCTGGACAAAAAAGCCGTCGCACAGGGCACCTATGAAGCCACGGTTAACGACAGCATATGGGGAGAAGGGCAGGACGGACAGTCCGTATTCTATGTCGGACCGCAGATTGTCGAAGAAATCACCATGGTCAAACGATGGAGTCAGGCCAGCGGCTGGGTGCAGCTCCAGGCTGGCAAGGACTATACAGGTATCCCGGGACGAAGCTGGGTTTCCTTCGCCGCACCCTTGCGGATAGGCAACAAAGTACAGATAACGTTCACTGTCTCGCCCGAACTGGATATTGTCTACACCAACTGGAACTGTGACAAAGGAAATTTTGTTTATACGTATAGAACAGATGCAAATAATTAG
- a CDS encoding cache domain-containing protein → MKRLILILFCLVTGGTIILSTYFVSMHRQINKAWRNTDIQLEAYQQIFLDKINKFKHLPFSVSKDRTILRLFENRTDQLTANILIKAIQVRSGASVVYIMDKQGTTIASSNYDEPDSFVGNNYSFRPYFQRAMEGREGSMYAIGATSGIPGYYLSHPIMLNNTIVGVAVVKFQLSELQNAWKSSNNIVMAKDPNGVIVLSSRADWINKTLEPLPENLLKTARKGRLYKGAPLAQLDTATGTSLGAKWIEIDQTQYLLREQRIPGKPWELIVLVPWSDMVDDSIRKTLIASLTYLTAMAGVLLILAFRLKQRMERRIERAKRTRLIDTEREESLRQLADSIAHQIRNPLLGIGGNANLLKRKLPEDEGMVEHLGTIMDCCQDLENLVASVRDYIDIIPTQTTPFDLETLIKSVRSTAMDLVNPPEKAVNWHISIEPVTLPMDKALISKCIHEILTNALEARKGDTISIEIIGKWKTDKECAGRFETPSERCYTLTFCDSGSGIDKEIFNHVMEPFFSTKPHGTGLGLAKAKRVVQIFHGEFFIISPVPGHTEWSTMVQLTLPLLDDAELE, encoded by the coding sequence ATGAAACGCCTCATTTTGATACTCTTCTGCCTCGTGACAGGAGGAACTATCATTCTGTCCACCTATTTCGTGTCAATGCATCGTCAGATCAACAAGGCTTGGCGCAACACTGATATTCAGCTCGAGGCATATCAACAGATTTTTCTTGATAAAATAAACAAGTTCAAACACCTCCCCTTCTCTGTGTCTAAAGACAGGACGATCCTGAGACTCTTTGAAAACCGCACAGACCAACTCACGGCGAATATATTGATCAAGGCAATCCAGGTGCGTTCAGGTGCATCCGTCGTCTACATCATGGACAAACAAGGCACCACTATCGCATCAAGCAACTATGACGAACCCGACAGTTTCGTTGGTAACAACTATAGTTTTCGCCCCTACTTTCAACGGGCCATGGAAGGCAGGGAAGGCTCCATGTACGCCATCGGTGCCACAAGCGGCATTCCCGGATATTATCTCTCTCACCCCATTATGTTGAACAACACCATCGTAGGCGTCGCGGTCGTAAAATTTCAATTATCGGAGCTGCAGAACGCTTGGAAAAGCTCAAACAATATCGTCATGGCCAAAGACCCGAATGGCGTCATTGTTCTTTCGAGCCGAGCCGACTGGATCAATAAGACACTCGAGCCTTTGCCCGAGAACCTGCTGAAAACCGCCCGCAAAGGCCGCTTGTACAAGGGTGCTCCACTCGCTCAACTGGACACAGCCACAGGAACAAGCCTGGGAGCCAAGTGGATCGAAATCGACCAAACACAATATTTACTCAGAGAACAGCGTATTCCCGGAAAGCCGTGGGAACTGATTGTCCTCGTTCCTTGGTCCGACATGGTGGACGACAGCATACGAAAGACGCTCATCGCCAGTTTGACATACCTCACGGCAATGGCGGGGGTGTTGCTCATCCTGGCATTCCGTCTGAAGCAACGCATGGAGCGCAGAATAGAAAGGGCCAAACGGACCAGGCTGATAGATACAGAGCGGGAAGAATCTCTCCGACAGCTCGCTGACTCCATCGCCCACCAGATTCGCAACCCGCTCCTCGGAATCGGCGGCAACGCCAACCTGCTGAAACGAAAGCTCCCGGAAGACGAAGGCATGGTCGAGCACCTGGGGACGATCATGGATTGTTGCCAGGACCTGGAAAATCTGGTCGCATCGGTACGGGATTACATCGATATCATCCCGACTCAAACGACCCCCTTTGATCTTGAAACCCTGATAAAGAGCGTCCGCTCGACAGCTATGGATCTCGTGAATCCACCGGAAAAAGCCGTCAATTGGCACATAAGCATTGAGCCGGTCACCCTGCCCATGGACAAGGCTCTCATAAGCAAATGCATTCATGAAATCCTGACCAATGCTTTGGAGGCCAGAAAAGGCGACACCATTTCCATCGAAATAATCGGCAAATGGAAAACAGACAAGGAATGTGCTGGCAGATTCGAAACCCCGAGCGAGAGATGCTATACACTCACCTTCTGTGATTCAGGCAGTGGTATCGACAAAGAGATTTTCAACCATGTAATGGAACCTTTCTTTTCGACAAAGCCCCATGGAACCGGCCTCGGCCTCGCCAAAGCCAAGCGGGTCGTACAAATATTTCACGGTGAATTCTTCATCATATCGCCTGTTCCTGGGCACACTGAATGGAGTACCATGGTGCAGTTGACTCTGCCTTTATTGGACGATGCTGAACTCGAATAA